The segment TTTATGAAACTTCAGGGTTGAGGCACATAAATGAGTGGGGGGGGTTCTTAAATGAATGATtaacaaatgtatatttacacatcTTTTCTATTATCTTAccttattaaaataattttatttctgAAGTCTGAGGTTTTATTTCTCTGGATTCAGCTTCTCCAGTCTGAGAATATTCcgatttttctatttctgttttatgtCGGTGCTGCATATGTCACCTCAGTCTAAAGGAAATTCTTTTTGGATATTTTTCACTACTTTCTGATGTATAGAGTAAAATATTCATCTTCAGtggaaaatatttgtaaattgCAATCCCTAATTTTCCCAGTAGATCAAAGTGCAAAGTTTCTCAGTTCATAGATCTGTAAAATCTGGGTCTGTAAAATGCTACTTAATAGCAAAAAAAATATGAGTCACCAGAGCCAAAGGTGAtgtcttcagtctgtttatttgttcaaaagatttatttcaaaaatacaaaagaagaaaacaaagataaatacaaatctCCATGTTTCCGACGCTGGAACCAGTTATTCTGGGATAAATTGATGCTCAGAAATGTCAATTAATTATAAACAGTTTTCTCACATTTGTCTCTTAGGTTCTGTCTTCTCATCGTCTCCCTGCAGCTCCTGAGCAGCAGATGTAAACCTGATTCTCTCCCTCAGCTTCGTGTCCGTCggaacagcagcagttttctgTCCCACACGGTGCTGCCGAAGCTCTGGATGAGCTCCATGCCGCACTGTCTCTCCAAGTGCTCCCTGACATGTTTCGCTATGTCCCCGTGAATCTTCAGGGTCTTAAAGTTGTCAAAGTCCGAGCGGCCCAGCTTCCTCAGGCGCCGGGCGGCAGAGCGGTAACACTTCCAGGGCTGGGCCTCCAGCAGGAGGTGCTGGCTGATGGAGGCcaagtgagagaggagctgcagcaggccGGAGTCCCCGTGGTTTAGATGGACCCACATGGTGACAGCCAGGCACAGACTCAGGTGGAAGAGGGAGCAGCCGTGTCCACTGAGGTAACCCTGCAGCGTCTCCGTGTCTGTGGTGATGTCCAGAGGGATGAAGGAGACGTTGCTGGGCAGAGGGTTGGCGTCCTGCGCCCGCTGAATCAGAGCCTCGTCCAGGTCGAATCCCAGGAGATGAACTTCTCTCCCCTCAGACTCTTCTCCACACACGGGCAGCTGCACCACATGGTTATAGAAGGCTACGCTCAGGTCCTGTCATTCACACAGGGACAGAGTGGACAGCTGTTAGTGCTAATTTAAAGGAGCAATACAACGATTTGACACATGaacttgtttgtatttattgtgaAGTGTGCTGCTATTAAAACAGGCGTCAATCTGTAAGGAAAGATTATCtgagcattgtgggaaatgtaggctCTAGGGTTTTGGTGTCAGGATGTCTCAGCCTCTGCCTTTTCAAATCTACAGATATACTTCAAATTTATATGATCTCACATTTTATTCTAGATATTAGAGGTACTCCTAAAGTAGACACATGTTAAAGAGGATTA is part of the Hippoglossus hippoglossus isolate fHipHip1 chromosome 5, fHipHip1.pri, whole genome shotgun sequence genome and harbors:
- the LOC117761337 gene encoding pre-miRNA 5'-monophosphate methyltransferase isoform X1, yielding MFNFLLFFISPEVDCCPCFPPGRISETHMFTMATCRTETESVEESNDPGAAPHGNFINYYTFNPPENRLSLIPASLLRDLGLSCGEKTLLLDVGCNSGDLSVAFYNHVVQLPVCGEESEGREVHLLGFDLDEALIQRAQDANPLPSNVSFIPLDITTDTETLQGYLSGHGCSLFHLSLCLAVTMWVHLNHGDSGLLQLLSHLASISQHLLLEAQPWKCYRSAARRLRKLGRSDFDNFKTLKIHGDIAKHVREHLERQCGMELIQSFGSTVWDRKLLLFRRTRS
- the LOC117761337 gene encoding pre-miRNA 5'-monophosphate methyltransferase isoform X2, which gives rise to MFTMATCRTETESVEESNDPGAAPHGNFINYYTFNPPENRLSLIPASLLRDLGLSCGEKTLLLDVGCNSGDLSVAFYNHVVQLPVCGEESEGREVHLLGFDLDEALIQRAQDANPLPSNVSFIPLDITTDTETLQGYLSGHGCSLFHLSLCLAVTMWVHLNHGDSGLLQLLSHLASISQHLLLEAQPWKCYRSAARRLRKLGRSDFDNFKTLKIHGDIAKHVREHLERQCGMELIQSFGSTVWDRKLLLFRRTRS